The following are encoded in a window of Arthrobacter woluwensis genomic DNA:
- a CDS encoding YggT family protein: MGLLFALIYIAFLLFMVALLVRLVIDWVQVFARHWRPRGAALVVASIVYSITDPPLRFLRRLIPPLRLGNVSLDLAFIVLFIVVSIAMAISSSFA, translated from the coding sequence ATGGGCCTGTTGTTCGCCCTGATCTACATCGCCTTCCTGCTGTTCATGGTCGCTCTGCTGGTCAGGCTTGTCATCGACTGGGTGCAGGTCTTCGCCAGGCATTGGCGGCCCAGGGGAGCGGCCCTCGTGGTGGCGAGCATCGTGTATTCGATCACAGACCCGCCGCTGAGGTTCCTCCGGAGGCTCATCCCGCCGCTGAGGCTGGGTAATGTGTCCTTGGATCTCGCCTTCATCGTGCTGTTCATCGTGGTGAGCATCGCTATGGCAATATCCAGCAGTTTCGCGTAG
- a CDS encoding cell division protein SepF, giving the protein MASFMQKTMLYLGLTDADEHLDAEHAKLPSRPAEGSQHHEAEEREGSPFEERPAAKPQAVREAPAETEYRAPVTPIKRIAPVRDEPADLRQITTIHPRSYNDAKVIGESFRDGIPVIMNVTDMGEADAKRLVDFSAGLVFGLHGSIERVTSKVFLLSPSFVEVLGEDKKSETQASFFNQS; this is encoded by the coding sequence ATGGCCAGCTTCATGCAGAAGACCATGCTTTATCTCGGCCTCACGGACGCGGATGAGCATCTCGATGCCGAGCACGCCAAGTTGCCTTCGCGTCCCGCAGAAGGATCCCAGCATCACGAGGCCGAGGAGCGCGAAGGCTCGCCGTTCGAAGAACGCCCCGCCGCGAAGCCGCAGGCAGTCCGGGAGGCGCCTGCCGAGACGGAGTACCGCGCGCCCGTCACACCCATCAAGCGTATCGCCCCCGTTCGAGACGAGCCAGCAGACTTGCGACAGATCACCACCATCCATCCCCGTTCCTACAACGACGCCAAGGTCATCGGCGAGAGCTTCCGTGATGGAATCCCCGTGATCATGAACGTCACCGACATGGGCGAGGCTGACGCCAAGCGCCTGGTGGATTTCTCCGCCGGTCTGGTGTTCGGCCTCCACGGCAGCATCGAGCGCGTCACCAGCAAGGTGTTCCTGCTCTCCCCGTCGTTCGTGGAGGTCCTGGGCGAGGACAAGAAGTCCGAGACCCAGGCCAGCTTCTTCAACCAGAGCTGA
- a CDS encoding YggS family pyridoxal phosphate-dependent enzyme: MNAQSPDGAPQDERTAELAARLERVHQRIEDASRRAAREKPELIVVTKFHPAEDVRRLYSLGVREVGENRDQEASAKASELVDLEGLSWHFIGQLQSNKARSVVRYASAVHSVDRESIATALSRAVLGERENGGRANLDVLLQVNLDPAAEEQTRRGGALPASLPALADHVASLEGLRLRGLMAVAPLGADPRPAFEWLHRLSGELQSAHPEATLLSAGMSHDLEDAIACGATHLRIGTDVLGPRPPMG; the protein is encoded by the coding sequence ATGAACGCCCAATCGCCCGACGGCGCGCCGCAGGATGAGCGGACCGCGGAGCTGGCCGCCCGGCTCGAACGGGTTCATCAGCGCATCGAGGACGCCTCGCGACGGGCCGCCCGGGAGAAGCCCGAGCTGATCGTGGTCACGAAGTTCCATCCCGCGGAGGACGTCCGGCGGCTGTACTCCCTGGGCGTCCGGGAGGTCGGCGAGAACCGGGACCAGGAAGCCTCGGCGAAGGCGTCGGAGCTGGTCGATCTGGAGGGACTCAGCTGGCACTTCATCGGCCAGCTGCAGAGCAACAAGGCCCGGTCGGTCGTGCGCTACGCATCGGCGGTGCACTCAGTGGACCGGGAGTCCATCGCCACCGCCCTCTCCCGGGCCGTGCTGGGGGAACGGGAGAACGGCGGCCGCGCCAATCTCGATGTGCTGCTGCAGGTCAACCTGGACCCGGCGGCGGAGGAGCAGACCCGGCGCGGCGGAGCCCTTCCGGCGAGCCTGCCGGCGCTGGCGGATCACGTGGCCTCCCTGGAGGGCCTGCGCCTGCGTGGCCTCATGGCCGTCGCCCCGCTCGGGGCCGACCCTCGGCCGGCCTTCGAGTGGCTTCACCGGCTCTCGGGTGAGCTGCAGTCGGCCCACCCGGAGGCGACGCTCCTCTCCGCGGGCATGAGCCACGATCTGGAGGACGCCATCGCCTGTGGCGCGACACACCTCAGGATTGGCACAGATGTCCTCGGTCCGCGTCCTCCGATGGGGTAG
- a CDS encoding polyphenol oxidase family protein, with translation MFAWQAELIPGVRGAFTSTEAGNLAFHVGDDAEAVREHRAALEERLGAGPVQYMSQVHGADVAVVDAVSRGAEAPVADGLVSRGLPLAVMVADCVPVLLAGDGDGAPVLAAVHAGRPGLAAGVVPAALQAMRRLGARDIKAWLGPSVCGHCYEVPAALRDEVAELVPGTFAETSWGTPALDLPAGVSAQLAAEGVPVLYRGDCTMENDTLYSHRRAPGEGRLAGLIWWENA, from the coding sequence ATGTTCGCCTGGCAGGCGGAACTGATCCCTGGCGTGCGCGGAGCGTTCACCAGCACGGAAGCCGGGAATCTGGCGTTCCACGTCGGCGACGACGCGGAAGCCGTAAGGGAGCACCGGGCGGCGCTCGAAGAACGCCTCGGCGCGGGGCCGGTGCAGTACATGTCCCAGGTCCATGGCGCGGATGTGGCCGTGGTCGACGCCGTGAGCCGGGGCGCTGAGGCGCCCGTGGCGGACGGCCTGGTCTCGCGTGGGCTGCCCCTGGCCGTCATGGTCGCCGATTGCGTGCCCGTGCTGCTGGCCGGCGACGGCGACGGCGCACCCGTCCTGGCCGCCGTCCACGCAGGCCGTCCAGGCCTCGCCGCCGGTGTGGTGCCCGCCGCGCTCCAGGCCATGCGCCGCCTGGGCGCGCGTGACATCAAGGCCTGGCTGGGCCCGAGCGTCTGCGGGCACTGTTACGAGGTTCCCGCCGCGCTGCGGGACGAGGTCGCGGAGCTCGTGCCCGGCACCTTCGCCGAGACGAGCTGGGGTACTCCTGCCCTGGATCTGCCGGCCGGTGTGAGCGCGCAGCTCGCGGCCGAGGGCGTCCCCGTGCTGTACCGCGGGGACTGCACGATGGAGAATGACACTCTGTACTCGCACCGGCGGGCCCCCGGTGAGGGACGCCTTGCGGGACTGATCTGGTGGGAGAACGCATGA
- the ftsZ gene encoding cell division protein FtsZ, translating into MAAPQNYLAVIKVVGIGGGGVNAVNRMIDVGLRGVEFIAINTDAQALLMSDADVKLDVGRELTRGLGAGANPDVGRQAAEDHSDEIEEVLRGADMVFVTAGEGGGTGTGGAPVVARIARSLGALTIGVVTRPFTFEGKRRATSAENGIDALRDEVDTLIVIPNDRLLSISDRNVSVLDAFRSADQVLLSGVQGITDLITTPGLINLDFADVKSVMQGAGSALMGIGSARGDDRAVKAAELAIASPLLEASIDGAHGVLLSIQGGSDLGLFEINEAARLVQEVAHPEANIIFGAVIDDALGDEARVTVIAAGFDDVQATSPSLESKPAVPAQEPAPAQPAQRPAAAAPAATPAAGLSAWGQRSSSPVKEPDFQAELPTVVEPDLSSGGELDVPDFLK; encoded by the coding sequence GTGGCAGCACCGCAGAATTACTTGGCCGTCATCAAGGTCGTCGGCATCGGCGGCGGTGGCGTGAATGCCGTCAACCGGATGATTGACGTTGGGCTGCGCGGTGTGGAATTCATCGCCATCAACACCGATGCCCAGGCGCTCCTGATGAGTGACGCGGACGTCAAGCTCGACGTCGGGCGTGAGCTCACCCGCGGCCTCGGCGCCGGCGCCAACCCCGATGTCGGACGCCAGGCCGCCGAGGACCACTCGGACGAGATCGAAGAGGTGCTCCGCGGCGCGGACATGGTCTTCGTGACCGCCGGCGAAGGCGGCGGCACCGGCACCGGTGGCGCTCCCGTCGTGGCGCGCATCGCCCGCTCGCTCGGCGCCCTGACCATCGGTGTCGTCACCCGTCCCTTCACCTTCGAAGGGAAGCGACGCGCCACCAGTGCCGAGAACGGCATCGACGCGCTGCGCGACGAGGTCGACACCCTCATCGTCATCCCGAACGACCGCCTGCTGTCCATCAGCGACCGCAACGTCTCAGTCCTGGACGCCTTCCGCTCCGCAGACCAGGTGCTGCTCTCCGGTGTTCAGGGCATCACGGACCTCATCACGACCCCGGGTCTGATCAACCTCGACTTCGCCGACGTGAAGTCGGTCATGCAGGGCGCCGGTTCGGCCCTCATGGGCATCGGCTCGGCACGCGGTGACGACCGTGCGGTCAAGGCCGCCGAGCTTGCGATCGCCTCGCCACTCCTCGAGGCGTCGATCGACGGCGCGCACGGTGTGCTCCTCTCCATCCAGGGTGGCAGTGACCTCGGTCTGTTCGAGATCAACGAGGCGGCCCGTCTGGTCCAGGAGGTCGCGCACCCCGAGGCCAACATCATCTTCGGCGCCGTCATCGACGACGCTCTCGGTGACGAGGCCCGTGTCACGGTCATCGCGGCCGGCTTCGACGATGTCCAGGCGACCTCCCCGTCCCTGGAGAGCAAGCCCGCCGTGCCGGCTCAGGAGCCTGCTCCCGCGCAGCCTGCCCAGCGTCCCGCGGCCGCTGCTCCGGCCGCCACCCCGGCGGCTGGCCTCAGCGCCTGGGGCCAGCGCTCCTCCAGCCCCGTGAAGGAGCCGGACTTCCAGGCCGAGCTGCCGACCGTCGTCGAGCCCGACCTCAGCAGTGGCGGCGAGCTGGACGTTCCGGACTTCCTCAAGTAG
- a CDS encoding cell division protein FtsQ/DivIB, translating to MAEQRTGGSGEGVADVLAFPEPPRLRRRRNLLLTLGAVVVVVALIMLVAVYSPVLALKDVSVRGTRIVGAQQIQDKLKPLQGKPLPQISHDDVERLLQPVVQIKSWDMHFRPPNTLVIDVVERAPVAVLKKAAGLSLVDAEGTPLAAVKDPGAAKLPLVDGTDKKMSADVFATVTSVLGTLPPSVLALLSDATASSVDSVTLNLKDGRKVVWGNAEDMELKSKVLQALLKMPEDPQNPVHTFDVSAPRHPVTK from the coding sequence ATGGCTGAGCAGCGCACCGGAGGATCGGGGGAGGGCGTCGCCGACGTCCTCGCCTTCCCCGAGCCGCCCCGGCTCCGGCGCCGCAGGAATCTCCTGCTCACGCTGGGCGCCGTGGTGGTCGTCGTCGCGCTCATCATGCTCGTGGCGGTGTACAGCCCGGTGCTGGCCCTCAAGGACGTGTCGGTCCGGGGGACCAGGATCGTGGGCGCGCAGCAGATCCAGGACAAGCTGAAGCCGCTGCAAGGCAAGCCGCTCCCTCAGATCAGTCATGATGACGTGGAGCGGCTGCTGCAGCCCGTGGTGCAGATCAAGTCCTGGGACATGCACTTCCGGCCGCCGAACACGCTGGTGATCGATGTCGTCGAACGAGCGCCCGTGGCGGTGCTCAAGAAGGCGGCAGGGCTCAGCCTGGTGGACGCGGAGGGCACGCCGCTGGCCGCCGTCAAGGATCCGGGGGCGGCGAAGCTGCCTCTCGTGGACGGGACGGACAAGAAGATGTCGGCGGACGTCTTCGCCACGGTCACGTCGGTGCTGGGCACGCTACCGCCGTCGGTGCTGGCGCTGCTGTCGGATGCCACCGCTTCCTCGGTCGATTCCGTCACCCTCAACCTGAAGGATGGCCGCAAGGTCGTCTGGGGCAACGCGGAGGACATGGAGCTGAAGTCGAAGGTCCTCCAGGCCCTGCTCAAGATGCCGGAGGACCCTCAGAACCCGGTGCACACCTTCGATGTGAGCGCCCCCAGGCACCCGGTCACCAAGTGA
- the murC gene encoding UDP-N-acetylmuramate--L-alanine ligase: MSTPDLSFAGTPVEQPVHFIGIGGVGMSAVARIMVARDVAVSGSDAKDLPVMRDLAVQGARIAVGYDAANLGDARTVVAGSAIRADNPELVAAREAGLPVLHRSQALAALMGQDRVVTVAGTHGKTTTTSMITVLLKGIGLDPSYAIGAAVPALGVNAASGADDVFVAEADESDGSFLNYAPRIAVVTNVEADHLDHYGTAEAVYQAFDDFTALLPADGLLVVCADDDGAAALADRVTARGSTRVLRYGASERAELRLLGTDQDPSVRVGEQEYPLELAVPGRHNQLNALAALGVALELGINAEDALHALKGFRGAARRFEFKGEARGVKVYDDYAHHPTEVRAALSAARSVAGEHRLHVLFQPHLFSRTREFAQEFADSLRLADTAVVLDIYPAREDPIEGVTSRLITDPLGTEPSAAGAPALEALLATAQAGDIVLTVGAGDVTAYGEQILEALSAKESDG; this comes from the coding sequence ATGAGTACCCCTGACCTGAGCTTCGCAGGCACGCCGGTGGAGCAGCCGGTGCATTTCATCGGCATCGGCGGGGTCGGCATGTCCGCCGTCGCCCGCATCATGGTGGCCCGCGACGTCGCCGTGTCCGGTTCGGATGCCAAGGACCTCCCCGTGATGCGGGACCTGGCGGTGCAAGGCGCCCGGATCGCCGTCGGCTATGACGCTGCGAACCTGGGTGACGCCCGCACCGTGGTGGCGGGCTCCGCCATCCGTGCCGACAACCCGGAGCTCGTGGCCGCGCGGGAGGCGGGGCTGCCCGTGCTGCACCGTTCGCAGGCGCTGGCCGCTCTCATGGGGCAGGACCGTGTGGTCACGGTGGCCGGCACGCACGGCAAGACCACCACCACGTCGATGATCACGGTTCTTCTCAAAGGCATCGGGCTGGATCCGAGTTACGCGATCGGCGCGGCGGTGCCGGCCCTCGGCGTCAACGCGGCGAGCGGCGCGGACGACGTGTTCGTGGCCGAGGCGGATGAGTCGGACGGCTCGTTCCTGAACTACGCGCCGCGCATCGCCGTCGTCACCAATGTCGAGGCGGACCACCTCGACCACTACGGCACGGCCGAGGCCGTGTACCAGGCCTTCGACGACTTCACGGCCCTGCTGCCCGCGGACGGCTTGCTGGTGGTCTGCGCGGACGACGACGGCGCCGCCGCCCTGGCGGACCGCGTCACCGCGCGGGGCAGCACCCGGGTCCTGCGGTACGGCGCGTCGGAACGGGCCGAGCTGCGACTGCTCGGCACGGACCAGGATCCCTCGGTCCGGGTGGGCGAGCAGGAGTACCCGCTCGAGCTCGCCGTCCCCGGCCGGCACAACCAGCTGAACGCGCTGGCGGCTCTCGGCGTCGCACTGGAGCTGGGCATCAACGCCGAGGACGCCTTGCACGCCCTGAAGGGTTTCCGTGGCGCCGCGCGCCGCTTCGAGTTCAAGGGCGAGGCCCGTGGGGTGAAGGTCTACGACGACTACGCCCACCACCCGACGGAGGTCCGCGCGGCCCTGAGCGCCGCCCGGAGCGTCGCGGGGGAGCACCGTCTGCACGTCCTCTTCCAGCCGCACCTGTTCTCCCGCACGCGGGAGTTCGCGCAGGAGTTCGCGGACAGCCTGCGTCTGGCGGACACCGCCGTCGTGCTGGACATCTACCCCGCCCGCGAGGACCCCATCGAGGGCGTCACGAGCCGTTTGATCACCGATCCGCTGGGCACGGAGCCGAGTGCTGCGGGAGCACCCGCTCTTGAGGCGCTGCTGGCGACGGCGCAGGCCGGCGACATCGTCCTGACCGTCGGCGCGGGCGATGTGACCGCCTACGGCGAGCAGATCCTGGAAGCACTGTCCGCGAAGGAATCCGATGGCTGA
- the murG gene encoding undecaprenyldiphospho-muramoylpentapeptide beta-N-acetylglucosaminyltransferase: protein MNTPSSLSVVIAGGGTTGHISPMLAVADALRARLPEAQVVAVGTASGMEARLVPEAGYELKTIDRVPLPRKPSADLLRLPGRLFGAVKQARGILRDAQADVLFGVGGYVCTPMYLAARQLGIPVVVHEANVRPGLANRVGAMFAAATGTAFTETRLKGSRHVGMPMRRQIAELDRDAARTAARAALGLDQDRPTLIVTGGSSGAQSINTVIARSLPALAAAGIQTLHITGRGKSVLDASGAPLAAEGYRQVEYVDGMENVYAAADLLLCRSGAGTVCEVSAVGVPAVFVPLPIGNGEQALNAAGLVSAGGALLVKDAELDTAYLEGTVIPLVLDAEALRTMSAVARQQGIRDADERVTDMMVEAARV from the coding sequence GTGAACACCCCGTCGTCCTTGTCCGTGGTCATTGCAGGAGGTGGCACCACGGGACACATCAGCCCGATGCTCGCCGTGGCGGACGCCCTCCGGGCGCGTCTTCCAGAGGCCCAGGTGGTGGCGGTTGGGACGGCCAGTGGGATGGAGGCCCGGTTGGTCCCGGAAGCCGGGTATGAGCTGAAGACCATCGACCGCGTTCCGCTGCCCCGGAAGCCGTCCGCCGATCTGCTGCGTCTGCCGGGCCGCCTGTTCGGCGCCGTGAAGCAGGCGCGTGGCATCCTGCGCGACGCGCAGGCGGATGTGCTGTTCGGCGTCGGGGGCTACGTGTGCACCCCGATGTACCTGGCCGCCCGCCAGCTCGGGATCCCCGTGGTGGTCCACGAAGCCAATGTCCGTCCGGGCCTGGCCAACAGGGTGGGCGCGATGTTCGCAGCCGCCACCGGGACGGCGTTCACCGAAACCCGGCTCAAGGGCTCCCGGCACGTCGGCATGCCGATGCGCCGTCAGATCGCCGAGCTGGACCGCGACGCCGCGCGGACCGCGGCCCGCGCGGCACTCGGCCTGGACCAGGACCGCCCCACGCTGATCGTGACCGGCGGTTCCTCGGGAGCGCAGAGCATCAACACCGTGATCGCCCGGAGCCTGCCGGCGCTGGCGGCCGCCGGGATCCAGACCCTGCACATCACCGGCCGCGGGAAGTCCGTCCTGGACGCTTCCGGCGCCCCGCTCGCCGCGGAAGGGTATCGCCAGGTGGAGTACGTGGATGGCATGGAGAACGTCTATGCGGCAGCCGATCTCCTGCTCTGCCGCAGCGGCGCCGGGACGGTGTGTGAGGTCTCGGCAGTCGGAGTCCCCGCGGTGTTCGTGCCGCTGCCGATCGGCAACGGCGAACAGGCTCTCAACGCTGCGGGCCTCGTGTCCGCCGGGGGAGCGCTGCTGGTGAAGGATGCCGAACTGGACACCGCCTACCTTGAAGGAACGGTGATACCGCTCGTGCTGGACGCGGAGGCGCTGCGGACCATGTCCGCGGTGGCGCGACAGCAGGGCATCCGCGATGCGGACGAACGCGTGACAGACATGATGGTGGAGGCAGCACGAGTATGA
- the ftsW gene encoding putative lipid II flippase FtsW codes for MQNTPQQATGWWSRARNGLDSLFRRIEGRGAGAGNSAYYLILGSTVALTAIGVLMVVSASSVESIAAGESPYANGLKQGVVAVLGFVVMILISRSNVRFWHRIAWPAYFLAVALLLALFVVGTKVNGNLNWINVGGFSLQPSEAAKLAMAVWLAHVLFRKEKLLDQWKHVYIPAVIFGGVIVGIVMVQHDLGTALILMSILFSALFFAGVNYRILGGFGLLLIGLAGMAALTSGNRMCRVTTWVTGQACSDDYDSAYQSTGGLYGLASGGLLGTGLGQSRQKYSWIPEAHNDFIFAIIGEELGLVGAVVVLVLFAVLGINIYRVVIRQEQLFHRVLGGAIMVWILGQATVNMAMVTGLLPVIGVPLPLISYGGSALLMTLIAIGVVLSLARDSDPSRAGTGGVTGKSGKSGKGLRLLARPGKPKPRTTKKTTTDRAPRTQERASRS; via the coding sequence GTGCAGAACACGCCTCAGCAAGCCACCGGGTGGTGGTCCCGCGCCCGGAACGGTCTGGACTCCTTGTTCCGACGGATCGAGGGCCGGGGCGCCGGCGCCGGCAATTCCGCGTATTACCTGATCCTCGGATCGACTGTCGCGCTGACGGCGATCGGTGTCCTCATGGTGGTCTCGGCCTCCAGTGTGGAGTCGATCGCGGCGGGGGAGTCGCCCTACGCCAACGGCCTCAAACAGGGTGTCGTGGCGGTGCTCGGCTTCGTCGTGATGATCCTGATCTCACGCAGCAATGTGCGCTTCTGGCATCGCATCGCCTGGCCCGCGTACTTCCTGGCCGTGGCTCTTCTGCTGGCGCTCTTCGTGGTCGGCACGAAGGTGAACGGCAACCTGAACTGGATCAACGTCGGCGGGTTCTCCCTGCAGCCCTCGGAAGCGGCCAAGCTCGCCATGGCCGTGTGGCTGGCGCACGTGCTCTTCCGCAAGGAGAAGCTCCTCGATCAGTGGAAGCATGTGTACATCCCGGCGGTGATCTTCGGCGGCGTGATCGTCGGCATCGTCATGGTCCAGCACGACCTCGGCACGGCCCTGATCCTCATGTCCATCCTCTTCTCGGCGCTGTTCTTCGCCGGGGTGAACTACCGCATCCTGGGCGGCTTCGGGCTCCTTCTGATCGGCCTCGCGGGCATGGCCGCCCTCACGAGCGGCAACCGCATGTGCCGTGTCACCACGTGGGTCACCGGTCAGGCGTGCAGCGACGACTATGACTCGGCTTACCAGAGCACGGGCGGCCTGTACGGCCTGGCCTCCGGCGGCCTCCTCGGCACGGGCCTCGGCCAGAGCCGTCAGAAGTACTCCTGGATCCCCGAGGCCCACAACGACTTCATCTTCGCCATCATCGGCGAGGAGCTGGGCCTCGTGGGCGCCGTTGTCGTCCTCGTCCTGTTCGCAGTGCTGGGCATCAACATCTACCGCGTGGTCATCCGCCAGGAGCAGCTGTTCCACCGGGTGCTCGGCGGCGCCATCATGGTGTGGATCCTGGGCCAGGCCACGGTGAACATGGCCATGGTGACCGGGCTGCTGCCGGTCATCGGCGTCCCTCTGCCGCTCATCTCGTACGGCGGCTCCGCCCTCCTGATGACCCTGATCGCGATCGGCGTCGTGCTGTCCCTCGCGAGGGACTCCGATCCGTCCCGCGCCGGGACCGGCGGCGTGACCGGGAAGTCCGGCAAGTCAGGAAAAGGACTGCGCCTTTTGGCCCGCCCCGGGAAGCCCAAGCCACGCACCACCAAGAAGACCACCACCGACCGCGCGCCCCGCACGCAGGAAAGAGCGTCCCGATCGTGA
- the murD gene encoding UDP-N-acetylmuramoyl-L-alanine--D-glutamate ligase — MTAAQNPALAERLDSLRSWDADWSGLRVVVTGIGVSGFAAADTLIELGAQVVVVDSATSDTARAQADTLKIVGAVDVLLGPDAVDHLPLVNGEPAELVVTSPGWRPDQALLAEAARRHVAVWGDIELAWRVSVREGRKTPEWVAITGTNGKTTTVGMTESILQAAGLKAIAVGNVGTPVLDALRDPVEYDVFAVELSSFQLHWSESLSPLASVCLNVAEDHVDWHGSYESYLADKAKIYRNTKVAAVYNAEQRETEAMVEEADVVEGCRAIAFTTGSPGLSMVGVVEDLLVDRAFIEERRNSAQELASLADLGPVAPRHMVANALAAAALARAAGVSPEAVRKGLQDYLPGSHRIQAVAKQDGILWINDSKATNPHAADAALGSFKNVIWIAGGLAKGVQYDELVLAHRERLKAVVLIGAESRELREALARQSPDTPVLDTLEAAAADDGDSAMRRAVTMARGQAASGDTVLLAPAAASMDQFVSYAHRGQAFIDAVRDVVLGQAGDTEE, encoded by the coding sequence GTGACCGCCGCACAGAATCCAGCACTGGCCGAGCGCCTCGACTCCCTGCGGTCCTGGGACGCCGACTGGTCCGGGCTGCGCGTGGTCGTGACCGGCATCGGGGTCTCCGGCTTCGCGGCCGCGGACACGCTCATCGAACTCGGCGCCCAGGTGGTGGTGGTCGATTCGGCCACCTCCGACACCGCCCGGGCCCAGGCGGACACCCTCAAGATCGTCGGCGCGGTCGACGTGCTGCTCGGCCCGGACGCTGTGGACCACCTGCCGCTCGTCAACGGTGAGCCGGCGGAACTCGTGGTGACCTCGCCCGGCTGGCGGCCCGATCAGGCGCTGCTGGCCGAAGCGGCACGCCGTCACGTGGCCGTCTGGGGTGACATCGAGCTCGCCTGGCGCGTCTCGGTCCGTGAAGGCCGGAAGACGCCCGAGTGGGTCGCCATCACCGGCACCAACGGCAAGACCACCACGGTCGGCATGACCGAGTCCATCCTGCAGGCCGCGGGCCTCAAGGCCATCGCGGTCGGCAATGTCGGCACGCCGGTGCTGGACGCCCTGCGTGACCCGGTCGAGTACGACGTGTTCGCCGTCGAGCTCTCCAGCTTCCAGCTGCACTGGAGCGAGTCGCTGTCGCCTCTGGCGAGCGTCTGCCTCAATGTGGCCGAGGACCATGTGGACTGGCACGGCTCCTACGAGTCGTATCTGGCCGACAAGGCCAAGATCTACCGCAACACCAAAGTGGCCGCGGTCTACAACGCCGAGCAGCGGGAGACCGAGGCGATGGTGGAGGAGGCCGACGTCGTCGAAGGCTGCCGTGCGATCGCCTTCACCACCGGTTCGCCGGGACTGAGCATGGTCGGCGTGGTCGAGGACCTTCTGGTGGACCGCGCCTTCATCGAAGAGCGCCGCAACTCCGCCCAGGAGCTGGCCTCGCTGGCCGATCTGGGTCCCGTGGCGCCCCGTCACATGGTGGCCAACGCCCTGGCGGCCGCCGCCCTCGCCCGCGCGGCCGGCGTCTCCCCGGAGGCTGTCCGCAAGGGCCTGCAGGACTACCTGCCGGGCAGCCACCGCATTCAGGCCGTGGCGAAGCAGGACGGGATCCTCTGGATCAACGACTCCAAGGCCACGAATCCGCACGCCGCGGACGCCGCCCTGGGGTCGTTCAAGAACGTCATCTGGATCGCCGGAGGCCTGGCCAAGGGCGTCCAGTACGACGAACTCGTGCTGGCCCACCGCGAGCGTCTCAAGGCCGTGGTGCTGATCGGCGCCGAAAGCCGCGAGCTCCGGGAGGCCCTGGCCCGCCAGAGCCCGGACACCCCCGTCCTGGACACCCTGGAAGCAGCCGCAGCCGACGACGGCGACTCCGCCATGCGGCGCGCCGTCACCATGGCGCGGGGCCAGGCGGCCTCGGGGGACACCGTGCTGCTGGCGCCCGCCGCAGCCTCCATGGATCAATTCGTTTCCTATGCCCACCGCGGCCAGGCCTTCATCGACGCGGTCCGTGACGTCGTTCTCGGTCAGGCGGGCGACACCGAGGAGTAG